A genomic window from Haladaptatus caseinilyticus includes:
- a CDS encoding DUF7385 family protein, which yields MTDRFDVHAIRHRLKLKRDAGHTSLFENRDSVVCPACDEPFAEVLLTERRKHSFGPTESIRFCVVREGDCMQLFTHEP from the coding sequence GTGACCGACCGATTCGACGTGCACGCGATTCGTCATCGCCTGAAGCTGAAGCGGGATGCTGGACACACCTCCCTGTTCGAAAATCGCGATTCCGTGGTCTGTCCGGCGTGCGACGAACCGTTCGCCGAGGTGCTGCTGACCGAGCGACGAAAACACAGCTTTGGGCCGACCGAGTCGATTCGATTCTGTGTCGTTCGAGAGGGAGACTGCATGCAACTGTTTACGCACGAGCCGTGA
- a CDS encoding bacterio-opsin activator domain-containing protein — translation MVHRQSPHPPRDETVELEFSLRDESCFFVTASKRAGCELVGEKVVRRSDGNLLEFFDVRGTRPETLLDAVGSIQTAHDARIVRERPDSTLMSFVITGSCVTTTLADSDAVLKTARAENGDATVIADVPSYGSVRRVVETFEENHPTADLIAKRSLGASVPAIANRERTAYLLSNLTEKQLRAVEVAVRFGYLSWPRESTAAECADALDVSQPTFSQHLWTGVEKLLGTMFDGGTDV, via the coding sequence ATGGTCCACCGACAGTCCCCGCATCCACCACGGGACGAAACCGTAGAACTCGAGTTCTCGCTCCGAGACGAGTCGTGCTTTTTCGTCACGGCCTCCAAGCGAGCAGGTTGCGAACTCGTCGGGGAAAAGGTAGTACGCCGCTCCGACGGGAACCTCCTCGAATTTTTCGACGTTCGTGGAACACGGCCTGAAACCCTGCTCGATGCTGTCGGTTCCATACAGACAGCACACGACGCGAGAATCGTCCGTGAGCGCCCTGATTCGACGCTGATGTCGTTCGTCATCACCGGGTCGTGTGTGACGACGACGCTGGCGGACTCGGACGCCGTGTTGAAAACCGCACGGGCCGAAAACGGCGACGCGACGGTTATCGCGGACGTGCCGTCGTACGGGTCCGTTCGACGAGTCGTGGAGACGTTCGAGGAGAACCATCCAACTGCCGATCTGATCGCCAAACGCTCGCTCGGTGCCAGCGTCCCCGCGATCGCGAACCGGGAACGGACCGCCTATCTGCTGTCGAACTTGACCGAAAAGCAGCTCCGGGCGGTCGAAGTAGCGGTCCGATTCGGTTACCTCTCGTGGCCCCGCGAGAGCACCGCGGCGGAATGTGCGGATGCGCTCGACGTTTCACAACCCACGTTCAGCCAACATCTATGGACGGGCGTGGAGAAACTGCTCGGAACGATGTTCGATGGCGGTACCGACGTGTGA
- a CDS encoding GNAT family N-acetyltransferase, protein MFPERIETERLVLDALTHENVDVFELYRHVAHDAPDIDEITEHLSWDPHVTPKETKDFIDIAEKNRVEGEGSEFVIRLQDGEPGASSGPSDGSDEIVGATGIHVDWERRTGTLGLWLRKPFWGRGYSGERASALIDLAFETLDLELVAVEHIDGNEKSKRAIEKYIEAHGGQYDGLLRNWHPDGDAVHDSHRFTVTREQWRERRDGDGS, encoded by the coding sequence ATGTTCCCCGAACGCATCGAGACGGAACGCCTCGTACTGGACGCACTGACTCACGAGAACGTCGATGTGTTCGAACTATACCGGCACGTCGCCCACGATGCGCCGGACATCGACGAGATTACGGAACACCTCTCGTGGGATCCCCATGTTACGCCGAAGGAGACGAAGGATTTCATCGACATCGCGGAGAAGAACCGCGTCGAAGGCGAAGGTTCGGAATTCGTAATTCGGCTGCAGGATGGCGAACCGGGTGCTTCGTCGGGACCGTCCGACGGTTCCGACGAAATCGTCGGAGCGACCGGTATACACGTGGATTGGGAGCGCCGAACCGGCACACTCGGCTTGTGGCTTCGGAAGCCGTTTTGGGGGCGGGGGTACTCAGGCGAGCGTGCGTCGGCACTCATCGACCTCGCCTTCGAAACCCTCGACCTCGAACTGGTCGCCGTCGAGCACATCGACGGCAACGAGAAATCGAAGCGTGCAATCGAGAAATACATCGAAGCACACGGCGGACAGTACGACGGCCTGCTTCGCAATTGGCATCCTGACGGCGATGCGGTTCACGACTCGCATCGCTTCACCGTGACACGTGAACAGTGGCGGGAACGTCGCGATGGTGATGGGTCGTGA